The Mycobacteriales bacterium genome segment GGCGCCCACGACCGCGCGGTGGGCCTGTACGAGCGCGCGCTCGGCACGGGCGCCGAGGGGCACGACGAGGAGTGGCTCGGGACGGCCCGGCTCGGCCTCGCGCGGGCGCTGGCGGCGGCGGGCCGGTCCGACCGCGCGCGCGAGGAGTGCGAGCGGGCGGTGCTGCTGCTGCGGCGGGTCGGCGCGGCGGCCGAGGCGGCCGCGCTGGTGTGCTTCGCGGACCTCACGGTGACCGCCGACCCCGCGCGCGCGGCGTCGGCGGCCGCGCGCGCGGCACGGCTGTTCGGCGACGCCGGTGACCAGCACGGGCGCGGGTGCGCGTTGCTGCGGTACGGCGCGGCGCAGGGGTTCCTCGACCTGACCGCGGAGGGCGTCGCCGCCTTCACCGCGGCGCTGGCCATCTTCCGCGACCTCGGCGAGCGGGAGCTCACCGCGGACGCTCTCTGGTTCCTCGGGGTGACCGAGCACGCGAGGGGCGCCGGCAAGGAGGGCCTCCCGCACCTGATGGCGGCGATCGAGCTGTACCGGGAGCTGGACCGGCCGGCGGGCGAGGCGCGGGCGTGGGACGCGCTCGGCTCGGCGAAGACCGCGCTGGGGCGCAAGCGGGAGGCGCTCGACGCGTACCGCCGGGCGCTCGACGCGTACCGGCGCGTGGGCGACGACCCCCGCGCCCGGTGGGTGCCGTACCGGCTGGAGAGCCTGTACGCGGACCGGCTCCGCGGCGTGGCGTCGTGAGCAGGGAGCAGGCGGGCGGGCTGCCGGAGGCGCGGGCGAAGGCGGCGAAGGCGCGGGAGTTCCTGGCGGCCGCGCAGGACGCGCTCGCCAAGGAACGCCCCAACGCCGCGTGCTCCGGCGCCGTCAACGCCGCGATCAACGCCAACGACGCGCTCTGCCTCGCCCGGCTCCAGCGGTACTCCACCGCGAGCAGCCACGCGCACGCGCTGGGGCTCGCCCGCTCCTGCGGCGACATCGGCCGCAAGGTCGCCGTGCTGCTGGAGCGCGTGCTGAAGGCGAAGGACCGCGCGCAGTACGCCACCGCGTCGGTGCGGCCCGCCGAGGCGGCGCAGGTCGTGGACCGGGCGGAGCGGATCGTCACGCTCGTCGAGGGCGCGCTCGCCGGCTGACGGCCTTCAGAAGTAGACGGGGCGGCCGCAGGAGTTGGCGGTCCAGACGTTGTCGTCGGCGAACCACTGGCCCGGCCGGAAGTCGTCGGCGCAGCCCACCCGGCTGCCGGTCGTCGTGTTGCCGGCGACGACGTTCGCGCGCGGCGCCCAGTACGGCACCGCCTCGTCGTTGCCGACGAGCAGCAGCCCCCAGTACGACGCCAGCCGGTTGTCGCGGATGACGTTGCGGGTCGTCACCATGAGCCGGTCGGCGTCCTTCTGGCAGACCAGCACCGCCGCCGGCCGCCGCAGCCCGCCGGGCCCGGTGTCGCAGCGACCGCCGGAGTACGGGTAGCCGGGCTCGGTGGCGGCGTGGAAGACGGTGTTCCGCTCCACCAGCCAGCCCTTCGCGCCGAACAGCGCCAGCCCGGCGTACCCGGCGTTGTCGTGGACGTGGTTGCCGCGGAACACGCCGTTGCGCACGCCGGCGATGTCGGCGCCCGGGCCGACGTTGCGGCGGAACTCGTTCCCCTCGATGACCGGCGCGTACGCCACGGCGTCCGACCCGCGGGCGGCGACGGCGTAGATGCCGGCGCCGGGCGGCGCGTTCGGGCAGGCCAGGCCGTTGCGCTCGAACAGGCTGTGCCGGACGGTGACGCGGTACCCCTGGATGCCGAGCGCGTAGCAGGTCGTCTCGCGCAGCACGACGTCGTCGATGGCGAGGTCCGAACGCAGCACCAGCTTCGGCAGCCGCCGGCCGTCGGGCAGGCGCCCGTCGAGCGTCAGGTGCTCGATCCGCGACACGTCGCCGCCCGCGACGTCACGGCGCACGAGCGTGAGGTCCGGGAACGCGCTGCCCGGGCGGACGACGACGCCGGCGCGGGTGGTGCCGGTGCCGACCAGGTCGTGGCCGACCGGGAGGACGAGGACGCGGGGGAGCAGGTACGTGCCGGGCGCGAGCGCGACGCAGTCGTGGGCGGCGACGGCCGCGGCGATGCCCGCGCCGCTGCCGGAGTACGGGGCGCAGCCGGTGGTGTCGACGGCGTGGCCGGGCGCCGCCGCCAGCGCGAGCGCGGCGGCCGCGGCCGCGACGGCCGCGCTACCGCGGCGG includes the following:
- a CDS encoding right-handed parallel beta-helix repeat-containing protein; the encoded protein is MRLPRRRGSAAVAAAAAALALAAAPGHAVDTTGCAPYSGSGAGIAAAVAAHDCVALAPGTYLLPRVLVLPVGHDLVGTGTTRAGVVVRPGSAFPDLTLVRRDVAGGDVSRIEHLTLDGRLPDGRRLPKLVLRSDLAIDDVVLRETTCYALGIQGYRVTVRHSLFERNGLACPNAPPGAGIYAVAARGSDAVAYAPVIEGNEFRRNVGPGADIAGVRNGVFRGNHVHDNAGYAGLALFGAKGWLVERNTVFHAATEPGYPYSGGRCDTGPGGLRRPAAVLVCQKDADRLMVTTRNVIRDNRLASYWGLLLVGNDEAVPYWAPRANVVAGNTTTGSRVGCADDFRPGQWFADDNVWTANSCGRPVYF
- a CDS encoding tetratricopeptide repeat protein — protein: GAHDRAVGLYERALGTGAEGHDEEWLGTARLGLARALAAAGRSDRAREECERAVLLLRRVGAAAEAAALVCFADLTVTADPARAASAAARAARLFGDAGDQHGRGCALLRYGAAQGFLDLTAEGVAAFTAALAIFRDLGERELTADALWFLGVTEHARGAGKEGLPHLMAAIELYRELDRPAGEARAWDALGSAKTALGRKREALDAYRRALDAYRRVGDDPRARWVPYRLESLYADRLRGVAS
- a CDS encoding HEPN domain-containing protein — translated: MSREQAGGLPEARAKAAKAREFLAAAQDALAKERPNAACSGAVNAAINANDALCLARLQRYSTASSHAHALGLARSCGDIGRKVAVLLERVLKAKDRAQYATASVRPAEAAQVVDRAERIVTLVEGALAG